A portion of the Sabethes cyaneus chromosome 3, idSabCyanKW18_F2, whole genome shotgun sequence genome contains these proteins:
- the LOC128739993 gene encoding uncharacterized protein LOC128739993, producing the protein MAPAAASSTKKTPSLKVLTTRLKGIQTSFGDIVEFVDHFPERSTTSEVEIRLQKLDELWERFGETLVDVKAHDDLPADSEAAYDKERREFSNSYYRAKAFLLEWVKQQQPSPTLEQSIRGGDISMQGSLDHVRLPQIKLQSFDGNIDEWLSFRDLFTSLIHFKAELPDVEKFHYLKGCLQGEPKSLIDPLQITRANYTIAWNTLLKRYNNSKQLKKRQVQSLFQLPTVLKESANELHSLLESFERVVQTLDQIVQPGDYKDLLLTNFLTMRLDPSTCRSWEEFSSTQETDTVKELLEFLHRRIQVLECLPSRAMEARVQYQPLPQKQRVSAVKTSYNTVQSSGGRCMACSANHFLFQCGKFQRMSLTERDAFVRTHTLCRNCFRLGHQAKDCQAKYSCRICKARHHTMVCFKQERDSRPRPPPASSENSGATTTHHLPTSSNSSQVDNLAATNISVSNSAMQLTSQVLLATAVILVEDDEGNQIPVRALLDSGSESNFISEHLSQRLKVDRQKTIPNDIQLADPSFSVSMGVDIVLGIEAFFDFFVSGRKLTLGEQMPSLNESVFGWVVCGRLSFHKQSPHISCHMTEDRLDELVARFWACEEVDIKKSYSPEEQRCENLFTQTVQRGPDGRYTVALPMAEGAISRLGESKNIALRLHATERRLKRNSGLLDQYKAFMSEYLDLGHMRLVEEDQRAVVGRCYLPHHPVVKEASTTTKVRVVFDASCKTSTGISLNDVLLTGPVIQEELRSIILRCRTKQIMMVADVEKMFRQIVIDPNDRPLQCILWRSSPTEEVATYELNTVTYGTKPAPFLATRVLQQLALDEGEHFPLAARAITEDTYMDDVITGSNDSTEALQLRLQLDKMMNSGGFRLRKWASNCAEVLRGIPSENLAIDVGGINLDPDPAIKTLGLTWMPNTDVFKFQFNIPPLETYETLSKRRILSIIATLFDPLGLIGAVITTAKIFMQLLWTLQSEDGSRLDWDKPLPQTVGENWRNFYSQLPLLNEIRIKRCIILPEAVTVEIHCFCDASEKAYGGLVYIRSLDFNGNVSVQLLTSRSKVAPLKCQTIPRLELYGAELVAELYTKVKQSVKMEVPTFFWTDSTCVLRWIQATPSTWTHGGTFPGLKIQQM; encoded by the exons ATGGCGCCTGCTGCCGCATCATCTACTAAGAAGACACCGTCACTGAAGGTGTTGACAACACGCTTGAAGGGCATTCAAACATCCTTTGGTGATATTGTGGAATTTGTAGACCATTTCCCAGAGCGAAGTACAACGTCGGAAGTTGAAATACGTCTACAAAAACTCGACGAACTGTGGGAAAGGTTCGGAGAAACCCTCGTCGACGTCAAGGCACACGATGATTTACCAGCCGATAGCGAGGCTGCCTATGATAAGGAGAGACGAGAGTTTAGTAATTCCTACTATCGTGCCAAGGCGTTTCTTCTGGAATGGGTAAAGCAACAACAGCCCTCTCCGACGTTGGAACAATCCATCCGCGGTGGTGATATTTCGATGCAAGGTTCGCTCGATCATGTTCGCCTTCCGCAAATAAAGCTGCAATCGTTTGACGGGAACATCGATGAGTGGCTAAGTTTTCGTGATCTTTTCACATCTCTCATCCATTTCAAGGCAGAACTCCCGGATGTTGAAAAGTTTCACTACCTCAAGGGCTGCCTTCAGGGTGAGCCAAAAAGTTTAATCGACCCGCTGCAAATAACGCGAGCAAACTACACAATCGCATGGAATACGTTGCTCAAAAGGTATAACAACAGCAAGCAATTGAAAAAGCGACAGGTGCAGTCGTTGTTCCAGTTGCCAACCGTTTTAAAGGAATCCGCCAATGAACTTCATTCTCTACTGGAGAGCTTCGAGAGAGTCGTGCAGACTCTGGATCAAATAGTGCAGCCGGGTGATTATAAGGATCTTCTTCTTACGAATTTCCTCACAATGCGATTGGATCCGTCAACTTGCAGAAGTTGGGAAGAGTTTTCGTCTACACAGGAAACTGATACGGTTAAGGAGTTATTGGAATTTCTCCATCGGCGGATTCAAGTTCTGGAATGCTTACCATCAAGGGCGATGGAAGCAAGGGTGCAATACCAACCACTACCGCAAAAGCAGAGGGTTTCGGCGGTAAAAACTAGCTATAACACGGTGCAATCGTCTGGGGGACGCTGCATGGCGTGTTCGGCAAATCATTTTCTATTTCAATGCGGAAAATTCCAACGGATGTCCTTAACGGAGCGTGATGCTTTCGTTCGTACTCACACGCTCTGTCGTAATTGCTTTAGACTGGGTCACCAGGCAAAAGATTGCCAGGCTAAATATTCTTGTCGCATATGCAAGGCACGTCACCACACGATGGTATGCTTTAAGCAGGAAAGGGATAGTAGACCTAGGCCACCACCTGCTAGCAGTGAAAACTCAGGTGCGACCACAACTCATCATTTACCAACGTCATCAAATTCATCACAGGTTGACAACCTGGCGGCTACCAACATATCGGTCTCGAATTCCGCTATGCAGCTCACATCGCAAGTGTTATTAGCCACTGCTGTGATTCTCGTCGAGGATGATGAGGGAAATCAAATACCAGTACGCGCGCTTCTCGACTCGGGCTCTGAAAGCAATTTCATTTCGGAGCATTTGAGCCAACGATTAAAGGTGGATCGGCAAAAG ACCATTCCAAACGACATCCAGTTGGCTGACCCTTCATTCTCGGTGTCTATGGGAGTAGACATAGTACTTGGTATCGAAgcattttttgatttcttcGTGTCTGGTCGGAAGCTCACTTTGGGAGAgcagatgccatcgcttaacgAGTCGGTATTCGGATGGGTGGTCTGCGGCAGATTATCATTTCATAAGCAATCACCTCATATCAGCTGTCATATGACCGAGGACAGGTTGGATGAATTGGTTGCTAGATTTTGGGCATGCGAAGAGGtcgatatcaaaaaatcttatTCACCGGAGGAACAGCGGTGTGAGAACCTGTTTACACAAACCGTACAACGGGGACCTGATGGACGATACACTGTTGCATTACCTATGGCCGAGGGGGCCATATCGCGGTTGGGCGAGTCGAAAAACATTGCACTACGTCTCCACGCAACGGAAAGAAGGTTGAAAAGGAACTCAGGCTTGCTTGACCAGTATAAGGCGTTCATGAGCGAATATCTAGATTTGGGGCATATGCGCTTGGTTGAGGAAGACCAACGAGCAGTAGTAGGCCGATGCTACTTACCGCATCATCCGGTTGTTAAGGAGGCCAGTACGACCACAAAGGTGCGCGTTGTCTTCGACGCGTCTTGTAAGACATCAACGGGAATTTCGCTGAACGACGTGTTGTTGACGGGACCGGTGATCCAGGAGGAGTTACGGTCAATTATATTACGCTGTAGGACCAAGCAAATTATGATGGTAGCCGACGTTGAAAAAATGTTTCGGCAGATTGTGATCGACCCAAACGATAGGCCGCTGCAGTGTATTCTTTGGCGCTCGTCACCTACTGAGGAGGTGGCGACCTATGAACTAAATACAGTGACGTACGGTACTAAACCCGCTCCGTTTCTTGCGACACGCGTCTTACAACAGCTGGCATTAGATGAAGGAGAACACTTTCCTTTGGCAGCAAGGGCCATCACCGAAGACACATATATGGATGATGTCATCACAGGATCCAACGACAGTACAGAAGCTCTTCAACTGAGATTGCAACTGGATAAAATGATGAATAGTGGGGGATTTCGATTGCGCAAGTGGGCATCGAACTGCGCAGAGGTGTTACGAGGTATTCCGAGCGAGAATCTGGCGATTGATGTCGGTGGAATTAATTTAGATCCAGATCCAGCCATAAAAACGCTGGGATTAACCTGGATGCCAAACACAGACGTTTTTAAGTTTCAGTTCAATATTCCACCATTGGAAACGTACGAAACGCTTAGTAAACGTCGCATACTTTCTATCATAGCTACGCTCTTTGATCCATTGGGGCTCATCGGAGCTGTTATTACGACGGCTaaaatttttatgcaactactGTGGACACTGCAATCCGAGGATGGAAGCAGATTAGACTGGGACAAACCATTACCTCAAACGGTGGGTGAGAATTGGCGGAATTTTTACTCTCAATTACCTTTGCTAAATGAGATTCGCATCAAACGTTGCATTATTCTTCCGGAAGCTGTGACGGTGGAAATTCACTGCTTCTGCGATGCCTCGGAGAAGGCATATGGTGGCCTTGTATATATTCGGAGTCTGGACTTTAATGGCAACGTGTCTGTTCAATTATTAACATCAAGATCTAAGGTTGCACCGTTAAAATGTCAAACAATACCGAGGTTAGAGCTCTATGGGGCAGAGCTGGTCGCTGAGCTGTACACTAAGGTTAAGCAGTCAGTGAAAATGGAGGTACCGACATTCTTTTGGACCGATTCTACATGTGTGCTGCGCTGGATCCAAGCAACTCCCTCAACATGGA CACATGGAGGCACGTTCCCGGGTCTCAAAATCCAGCAGATGTGA